The following are encoded together in the Methanosarcina flavescens genome:
- a CDS encoding cobalt-factor II C(20)-methyltransferase, with amino-acid sequence MLIGVGLGPGDPELLTLKAVDVLKNSDKVYVPGRMAKDLVAPYADAEILEFPMIRDIEVLNALWKENADRVAEEARKGTVAFGLIGDPNFFSTYSHLKKVMRKYYPDVELATVPGISSITSFAARTDVAVESSFEVSDGSEVGYKIHLKATQPKAIVKQLEAEGYTEFIFAERLFSDNELIIRKKEEIPEEGNYFSIIYGKK; translated from the coding sequence ATGTTAATAGGAGTAGGACTTGGTCCCGGAGACCCTGAACTTCTGACCCTCAAAGCAGTGGACGTTTTGAAAAATAGCGATAAGGTATATGTCCCAGGCCGCATGGCAAAAGATTTGGTGGCTCCTTATGCAGATGCCGAAATCCTGGAATTTCCCATGATAAGAGACATTGAAGTTCTCAATGCTCTCTGGAAGGAAAATGCTGACAGGGTGGCAGAAGAGGCGAGAAAAGGCACTGTGGCTTTCGGGCTTATCGGCGACCCTAACTTTTTCTCTACGTATTCTCATCTAAAAAAGGTGATGCGCAAATACTATCCTGACGTTGAACTTGCAACTGTGCCTGGAATAAGTTCAATTACCTCCTTTGCTGCTAGGACTGATGTCGCGGTTGAGAGCTCTTTTGAAGTTAGCGATGGCTCTGAGGTGGGGTATAAGATTCACCTGAAAGCGACGCAGCCGAAAGCTATAGTTAAACAGCTTGAAGCTGAAGGATACACGGAATTTATCTTTGCAGAAAGACTCTTTTCGGACAACGAGCTTATAATCCGCAAGAAAGAAGAAATCCCGGAAGAAGGGAATTACTTCAGTATCATTTATGGAAAGAAATAA
- a CDS encoding TatD family hydrolase — MPAKIPITDNHMHIDPKARGLEAVKEFKNSGGTHIILVTKPSWSLGINVKKPEDYLMVFDETVEIASKIRELGVGAFPVLGVHPAEISKLTEYMDLQEATEIMQRGLELASGYVEKGLAVGIKSGRPHYPVTPEVWEASNEIMEYAFSLGKEQDCAVQLHTESVEEPELHDIVERAKKTGIKMYRVVKHYSPPLVKTCEELGLFPGVISVKGAIEHALEEGTRFMMETDYIDDPDRPGAVLGPKTIPKRTIKLMETYGEEPFWIIHKENPEKVYDIEIKI; from the coding sequence ATGCCTGCAAAAATTCCGATTACCGATAACCACATGCACATCGATCCAAAAGCCAGGGGGCTAGAAGCAGTAAAGGAATTCAAAAACTCAGGTGGAACTCATATAATTCTGGTCACCAAGCCAAGCTGGTCGCTTGGAATAAACGTCAAAAAACCCGAAGATTACCTTATGGTTTTTGACGAAACAGTAGAGATCGCATCAAAAATTCGGGAGCTTGGTGTTGGAGCTTTTCCAGTGCTTGGAGTCCATCCGGCAGAAATCTCAAAGCTTACAGAATATATGGATCTACAGGAAGCTACTGAGATAATGCAAAGAGGTCTCGAACTTGCTTCGGGATACGTTGAAAAAGGACTTGCCGTAGGGATAAAGTCAGGACGCCCTCACTATCCTGTAACTCCAGAAGTTTGGGAAGCTTCAAATGAAATTATGGAATATGCGTTTTCCCTGGGAAAAGAACAGGACTGTGCAGTTCAGCTTCATACCGAAAGTGTGGAAGAGCCTGAACTTCACGATATAGTAGAGAGGGCAAAGAAAACAGGAATAAAAATGTATAGGGTTGTCAAGCACTACTCGCCACCCCTAGTGAAAACCTGTGAAGAGCTTGGACTCTTCCCGGGGGTAATCTCGGTTAAAGGGGCAATAGAGCATGCGCTTGAAGAGGGTACACGATTTATGATGGAAACAGATTACATTGACGATCCTGACAGACCAGGCGCAGTACTTGGCCCGAAGACAATCCCTAAAAGAACCATAAAACTCATGGAAACCTATGGTGAGGAACCGTTCTGGATCATTCATAAAGAAAATCCTGAAAAAGTATACGATATTGAAATCAAAATTTAA
- a CDS encoding isocitrate/isopropylmalate dehydrogenase family protein: protein MSKTAAVIKGDGVGPELVDAMLNVVEAAGTDIEFVMCEAGAEWWEKHGGISLVPNETWEILDSSDACFKGPTTTPGGIGSPRSVAVSIRRKYDLYANVRPIKTFPNSNAPLGDVEMVCVREGTEGLYIGEEIQLTDDVSIAIRKITRTASRKIASYAFEEAKRRGYDAVVPIHKSNILKLTCGSFLEEVEKVGQSYPDIEIWPYHIDNIAQQLIKNPQIFNKKVLLSTNLFMDVISEECSALVGSIGLIYSANIGDSFAMFEPAHGSAPKYAGQDKVNPVATVLAGAWMLDYLGEKEKSKAIFKATERVISEGKYVTYDLGGNAKLSQMAGEIAKYTAEILK, encoded by the coding sequence ATGAGTAAAACCGCAGCAGTAATCAAAGGTGACGGGGTAGGTCCCGAACTTGTGGATGCAATGCTTAATGTTGTAGAAGCCGCTGGCACAGATATAGAATTTGTTATGTGTGAGGCAGGGGCTGAATGGTGGGAAAAGCACGGAGGCATTTCCCTTGTCCCGAATGAGACCTGGGAAATTCTTGACAGTTCTGATGCTTGTTTTAAAGGCCCGACAACCACACCTGGAGGCATAGGCTCTCCAAGGAGTGTGGCTGTATCCATAAGGAGAAAGTATGATCTCTATGCAAACGTGCGGCCAATCAAAACTTTCCCTAACTCAAATGCACCTCTTGGGGATGTGGAAATGGTCTGCGTGCGCGAGGGCACAGAAGGTCTCTACATTGGAGAGGAGATCCAGCTCACAGACGACGTTTCTATTGCAATCCGCAAAATTACACGTACAGCATCTAGGAAGATTGCAAGCTACGCTTTCGAGGAAGCTAAGAGAAGAGGCTATGATGCTGTTGTGCCAATCCATAAGAGCAATATCCTGAAACTAACTTGCGGTTCTTTCTTAGAAGAGGTCGAAAAGGTCGGGCAGAGCTATCCGGATATCGAAATATGGCCTTATCATATTGACAATATTGCTCAGCAGCTAATTAAGAACCCACAGATTTTCAATAAAAAAGTCCTTCTTTCTACAAACCTCTTTATGGATGTAATCAGTGAGGAGTGCTCGGCTCTGGTAGGCAGCATCGGGCTGATTTATTCTGCCAATATCGGGGATTCCTTCGCAATGTTTGAACCTGCTCACGGCTCAGCTCCAAAATATGCAGGTCAGGACAAGGTAAACCCCGTCGCAACCGTACTTGCTGGAGCATGGATGCTTGATTACCTTGGAGAAAAGGAGAAGTCCAAAGCGATATTTAAGGCTACGGAACGTGTAATTTCTGAAGGCAAATATGTAACCTATGATCTCGGAGGCAATGCCAAACTCAGTCAGATGGCTGGCGAGATTGCAAAATATACAGCAGAAATTCTCAAATAA
- a CDS encoding homocitrate synthase/isopropylmalate synthase family protein: MKIYESYDDLPKLKLPYGNDVYISDSTIRDGSQMPGIVLSREHKLQIYEYLHEIGIEKLEAFVFNKRDRDAVNLMFDIGYEFPEITGWARASRADIDKILEVDGIKETGILMSVSDTHIFSKMRLTGREEAEEKYLDALQYAVDHGLRTRAHLEDMTRADNYGFVFPLVEKIMEIDPDCIIRVCDTVGYGMPFMNIDEPYGIPKIVQHLKKEIGVKNIETHIHDDYGLGSASSIAGFWYGANWTSVTFLGIGERAGNSEMEKILLFLADRVEGFDRYNLEPVTRFARFMEKELGLRVPRNKAVVGKNIFAHESGIHAAGVLKNPFNYEPYPPELVGGKRLLLIGDSSGLEVIRYKVQETLNDLLDVETIVEKDDSRLLKIQTEIQKLYDKEERVSCISDEELLAYVEKYFLYQPICDPVHTGRGKLKNKGKIAECEEGKLKE; the protein is encoded by the coding sequence ATGAAAATTTACGAATCATATGACGATCTGCCCAAATTAAAGCTGCCTTATGGAAACGATGTGTACATAAGTGACAGCACTATTCGTGACGGCTCCCAGATGCCGGGAATAGTCCTGAGCAGAGAACACAAGCTTCAAATTTATGAGTACCTGCACGAGATAGGGATTGAAAAACTCGAGGCATTTGTATTCAATAAAAGGGATAGAGATGCCGTTAATCTTATGTTCGATATAGGGTACGAGTTTCCCGAAATCACAGGCTGGGCAAGAGCCTCAAGAGCCGACATTGACAAAATTCTTGAGGTCGACGGGATAAAGGAAACTGGAATCCTGATGTCAGTATCAGATACCCATATTTTCTCCAAAATGAGGCTCACAGGCAGGGAGGAAGCCGAAGAGAAATACCTGGATGCCCTGCAATATGCGGTAGATCACGGACTCCGCACAAGAGCACACCTTGAGGATATGACAAGGGCAGATAATTACGGTTTTGTTTTCCCGCTTGTTGAGAAAATCATGGAAATCGACCCTGACTGTATTATTCGCGTCTGTGATACTGTAGGATACGGAATGCCCTTCATGAATATTGATGAGCCTTACGGAATTCCGAAAATTGTTCAGCACCTCAAAAAGGAAATCGGGGTTAAAAACATAGAAACACATATCCATGATGATTACGGATTAGGATCGGCAAGCTCAATTGCAGGTTTCTGGTATGGAGCAAACTGGACAAGTGTGACTTTCTTGGGCATAGGAGAACGTGCAGGGAATAGTGAAATGGAGAAAATTCTGCTTTTCCTGGCAGATAGGGTAGAAGGCTTTGATCGATACAACCTTGAGCCGGTTACTCGCTTTGCAAGGTTCATGGAAAAAGAACTCGGGCTGCGGGTTCCGAGAAACAAGGCTGTGGTTGGGAAGAACATTTTTGCCCACGAGTCCGGAATACATGCCGCGGGCGTCCTCAAAAATCCCTTCAATTACGAACCCTATCCTCCGGAATTGGTGGGAGGAAAGCGGCTCCTGCTTATAGGTGACTCTTCGGGACTGGAAGTTATACGATATAAGGTTCAAGAGACCTTAAATGACCTTCTTGATGTTGAGACAATAGTGGAAAAAGATGACAGCCGACTCCTGAAAATCCAGACCGAAATCCAGAAGCTCTATGATAAAGAGGAAAGGGTTTCCTGTATCTCTGATGAAGAACTGCTTGCTTATGTAGAAAAATACTTCCTTTACCAGCCTATCTGCGATCCTGTGCATACAGGTCGTGGAAAACTGAAAAACAAAGGGAAAATAGCTGAGTGTGAGGAAGGAAAATTGAAGGAATAA
- the cbiT gene encoding precorrin-6Y C5,15-methyltransferase (decarboxylating) subunit CbiT, translated as MSEIVSVSGGPTKPEIIAVSLFKLGLRDGDRFADVGCGTGSVSIEAAKITRNLNIYAIDARNEALRATETNFKNFNIENARILAGEASDLLNSEDFTDFIDCAFVGGTKNIDSVLEILVKKKARSIVVNAVRIETVVRTIEAMKRLGIFDEVVHVSVSRSAPIAGETMFKPENPVYIIVGKKQN; from the coding sequence ATGTCCGAAATAGTAAGTGTTAGTGGAGGTCCGACAAAGCCCGAAATCATTGCGGTATCCCTTTTCAAACTGGGGCTGCGGGATGGAGATCGGTTTGCAGACGTAGGCTGCGGAACGGGATCGGTCTCAATTGAAGCAGCAAAAATTACCCGAAACCTGAATATCTATGCGATAGATGCGCGAAATGAAGCTTTAAGAGCTACTGAAACTAATTTCAAGAATTTCAATATAGAAAACGCCAGAATTTTAGCTGGTGAAGCCTCGGATCTCCTTAATTCGGAAGATTTTACTGACTTTATCGACTGTGCTTTTGTCGGCGGAACAAAGAACATTGACTCGGTACTGGAGATACTCGTTAAGAAAAAAGCTCGAAGTATTGTGGTAAATGCTGTCCGTATCGAGACGGTTGTCAGAACAATTGAGGCAATGAAAAGACTCGGGATTTTTGATGAGGTAGTTCACGTTTCGGTCTCGAGAAGTGCACCAATTGCCGGAGAAACGATGTTTAAACCCGAAAATCCCGTATATATTATTGTCGGAAAAAAGCAAAACTGA